The Mesorhizobium loti genome includes a region encoding these proteins:
- a CDS encoding 3-oxoacyl-ACP synthase: MSASLDIVSVGMVTAVGLDAPSSCAAMRARLDGFQETRFVDASGEWLVGAPVLLPRNWVGENRIAHLAAGAICEAFEAVPEARGGTALILCLPEADRPGCPYWDPSALVRRIAEIGEFEANPRPSIIAHGRPSGHVALDRARRLIAAGEAPYVMIAGVDSYLTSLSIDHYLSHNRLLISNNPNGFIPGEAAAAVLCTRAQGRGLGLYGLGLSREPAPIYDGNELPFRADGMTSAYRTALNEAGIELNRLGYRISDLIGEQYWFKQTALASIRLLRERHEFQDLWSPAESVGNIGAAVGPLMLGMAWMAAKKGYEAGNPVLVEASSDAGACGAALLGARPS, translated from the coding sequence ATGAGCGCCAGCCTCGATATTGTCTCGGTCGGAATGGTGACGGCTGTCGGACTGGACGCGCCGTCCAGTTGCGCCGCGATGCGGGCAAGGTTGGACGGATTTCAGGAAACCAGATTTGTCGATGCAAGCGGAGAGTGGCTGGTCGGAGCGCCGGTGCTTCTGCCGCGCAACTGGGTCGGCGAGAACCGCATTGCACATCTGGCGGCAGGGGCCATCTGTGAGGCTTTCGAGGCGGTGCCCGAGGCGCGTGGCGGGACAGCCCTGATCCTGTGTCTTCCCGAAGCGGACCGTCCCGGTTGCCCCTACTGGGATCCCTCCGCGTTGGTGCGCCGAATCGCTGAAATCGGCGAGTTCGAAGCCAACCCGCGGCCGTCTATCATCGCGCACGGCCGCCCCTCCGGCCATGTCGCGCTTGACCGGGCAAGACGGTTGATCGCCGCCGGCGAAGCGCCCTATGTCATGATCGCCGGCGTCGACAGCTATTTGACATCATTGTCGATCGACCATTATCTCAGCCACAATCGGTTGCTCATTTCCAACAATCCGAATGGTTTCATCCCCGGGGAGGCGGCAGCCGCCGTGCTGTGCACGCGCGCCCAGGGTCGCGGCTTGGGCCTGTATGGTCTGGGCCTGTCGCGCGAACCGGCCCCGATCTACGATGGCAATGAGCTGCCGTTTCGCGCGGACGGCATGACGAGCGCGTATCGCACGGCACTCAACGAGGCCGGCATTGAATTGAACCGCCTCGGATACCGGATTTCGGATTTGATAGGCGAGCAGTATTGGTTCAAGCAAACGGCACTGGCCAGCATCCGGCTGCTGCGAGAGCGGCACGAGTTCCAGGATTTGTGGTCGCCTGCGGAATCTGTTGGAAATATTGGCGCGGCCGTGGGGCCGCTGATGCTTGGCATGGCATGGATGGCCGCCAAGAAAGGTTATGAGGCTGGAAACCCGGTTCTTGTGGAAGCATCCAGCGATGCCGGCGCCTGTGGCGCGGCATTGCTGGGGGCGAGGCCTTCCTGA
- a CDS encoding DUF4150 domain-containing protein, translating to MTVFANGLEIACKAQANQVIAAFPYVCMTPPQTPATPPGVPVPYPTFGMDGDTDNGTGTVKIGGQTVTQKNKSYYTQCTGNEAGCAPKKNLITSVNKGKEYAHAWSGNVKMDAEPISRFSDLSSNDHASPTAGGAPSVKIGKPGAPGAPNQMKCIVGEYAEKQAECAAQNPPGQFHHVIPDRCFRSGRVKVRGQKTPRNIRMDQDSGFPSHGEGICICLPPQNHCGTKAGKAAGEFAVHADLDDKLTKLGTSRNRGSRNRGLAKLKKVRRQSFASLAKLVKKGVLDEDCYKLAVEEVKKATKDIENADIRAEKSLSNVSSSAAGRMNNQ from the coding sequence ATGACGGTGTTCGCGAACGGACTCGAGATTGCTTGCAAGGCGCAGGCGAACCAAGTGATCGCGGCGTTTCCCTATGTCTGCATGACTCCGCCTCAGACGCCGGCTACGCCCCCCGGCGTACCTGTCCCCTATCCGACATTCGGCATGGACGGAGATACCGACAACGGCACCGGTACGGTCAAGATCGGCGGCCAGACCGTGACGCAGAAGAACAAATCCTACTACACCCAATGTACCGGCAACGAAGCCGGCTGTGCGCCGAAGAAGAATCTCATCACATCGGTAAACAAGGGCAAGGAGTATGCCCATGCTTGGTCTGGCAACGTCAAGATGGACGCCGAGCCGATCAGTCGGTTCTCAGACCTTTCAAGCAATGACCATGCATCTCCGACGGCAGGTGGTGCGCCTAGCGTAAAGATCGGAAAGCCAGGTGCGCCGGGTGCGCCAAACCAGATGAAATGCATCGTCGGCGAGTATGCCGAGAAGCAGGCCGAATGTGCCGCCCAGAACCCACCAGGGCAGTTCCACCATGTCATTCCCGATCGCTGCTTCCGCTCCGGACGTGTGAAAGTCCGTGGACAGAAGACGCCGCGCAACATCCGAATGGACCAGGACAGTGGTTTCCCATCGCACGGAGAGGGTATCTGTATCTGTCTTCCACCGCAGAACCATTGCGGGACGAAGGCTGGCAAAGCGGCGGGCGAATTTGCGGTTCACGCTGACTTGGACGACAAGCTCACCAAGCTTGGAACCAGCCGCAACAGAGGGTCCAGAAATCGCGGGCTCGCCAAACTCAAGAAAGTTCGACGGCAATCTTTTGCGTCCCTGGCAAAGCTTGTGAAGAAGGGCGTGCTGGATGAGGACTGCTACAAATTGGCGGTCGAGGAAGTGAAGAAAGCAACGAAAGACATCGAGAACGCCGACATCAGAGCGGAAAAGAGCCTGTCGAATGTAAGCAGCAGTGCTGCCGGAAGGATGAACAATCAATGA